tgtGCATGCATTTAGATAACCTTTGAATTTTTAGGTTAAACAACAAATCACCAAGGAATATTCTCAAATTAAGGAAATTCAACGCACTTTGTCAGAGATGACTTTGGATTTACAGAGTTCACATTTTGCTTCGAAATTAAGAACACAGACCAGTGAGACTGAAACTAAAGATCCATCTTCGTGGTTTCGTCCCGATCCCGATATTTGGACACCACCGCCAAAGGATCCTGATGTTTGGGGACCACCAAAACCAGAAAAGTATGTTTATCAGATGAAATTCTTGTTAAGTGCATTAGgttaaattatttcataacaTAAATCTGAAAGAAAAGAGTTGGGTTAAATGCCAAGGTATTTCTATAAGTTTAGCCTGTTAAATACCAGTCGACAGAATAGTTAAAAAGCCAGAGTGTTAAGTATAAATTtagaacaaaatcatttttatgtCATAAATTGTGTCTATATCAATTGTCCAAGAAAACTCGACTAACTCTAAGACAATTAATTATGCAGTATTTATATTCGATAAACATCGccttatgtacatacatacagtggtggccaggaatttaagacaaaaattgtttgctaaattccatgtaattgtcaattattttttcaaatatttccacaaatatgtatgcatgaggactgttttaacacacaagtgtgttttattcgactgtgtcaattcatacatattcaccatgaacacatacaatttttctgcaacttgaccaaaaatttatttttttaaataatcatattttctcacatttatatcattataattttattattataaaatattcggaccaaatttcgtatttttagttccattagtttcggtcatatcatgttattaacagcggatgtacgctgaggtgggtcaacgtatttccacatatctttgtccatatatgttttaccgatttttccaaacatttttcagaaactagaaacattaataataaatttcatacccttagaggtccttttattttggctctatcgcacttaaaattcagttgatgaaaaaaattcaagtatttgtcttaaattggtggccaccactgtatgttcTGGCTTCTGCCAGTTGTACAACTCGTGTACCTTATTGGCAGTGGATAAAAATGTATCTACTTGTATTATTAGTGAATACGCCGGACGCTCGTTTGACATCGTAATTGTAAGACTATTCAACTGTATGTTTCCAGCCTATTGTACTATTTTGTCATCTCTGAACGATATAGATTTATTTGACAATATAATCCAGAATATCGCAGCTTCTTAGATGTTTCCAATTCAAGAAGattaaattttctctaaaattaTCCAGAAGATGTCACAAAGATGAAGAACTAGACACTGGTCAGCCATTATATACAAGATATTGGAGATACACGTATGAAGGTTTTAATTCAAGCTACGAACAGGTTTGATTCGGGCCTTTAGACGACCAGGGACCAAATTGCCGCATTCGTGGTCGAATGAGCTATCCtatcgaaaaatgatttcgatatcgaagttatgataaaatgtattaaatttcttgctcgatatcgaatggcataatctcaaataatgaaaatacgATTCATTTTACTcaatatcgaatgcggtaattcggtcCCAGGTTAAATTGTGATAGACGATTTTCTGAATCTTCTTCTTATCTCCGACGTCTCTTACAACGATAAGCTTTTTCCACAGAACACAACTTTCGACAAAAGAAGCCACTCTGAATGGCAATGCACAACCACGGATTAATGCTCACCGGACATCACAATAGCGAGTTCTGGTCTGGACAACTGGCAAGCTGTAGTTTCTCTAGGATCGGACCACTTACCCATAATCGTTAGCTGGATTGATATAACGTTTCTCAGTACCCTAATTAATTACATAAACCAAAAGAAGGCAGACAGCTTCATAAAATATACTGATCGTATTTCAATGATATTCGGCTTCCGATACCCTCCAAAGTACACGAAGCAGAGGTGAAGTTCCGTGGAACTGTTAGTGCAGTTTGGTTTGATATAACGATTCCATCATATCTAAGCGTAGAAATTACGTcaaacgaaaattcaaaaaaatttctgatCGGATCTTCAATGACATTTCGCATCCGATATATACAAAGCAGAAAGAAAGTTCCTTGAAACGATCACTTTAGCTGTCACTCGCTTCATTCCTGCTGGTTGACTGTCTATAGTGTGGCCGCACTTCCAAGCAGAAACCGCAAGCGGTCTGCAAGATCATAAGTGTTGTATTGCGGCATAAGTAAGTTTTAAGTGAGGGCATGTGGATGATTGTAAATTAAAACGAATTTAgggtcttttgttttttttttaatagaagaGAGTTTGTAgattatcttatatataaaaagcaatgtacattttgatgtcaccactaactgcgaaaaaGGGTCGACCGATTTCTACCAAAATTTCAGGATACGTTGGGAatggtctgtagatggtttatgtgaagtttgcacgaaatcggcatagtggttccggagatggctggaccgatttttatcaaattttcattgtatcttcagatttttaattttcggtctgtgggcggaggggcgtggtaaaatcaaatttttacactataccgctaatgacactgactggcgaaacaatgaaatacaaatcgattgacacagtaatgaacgaagaacaagccccaattatgctactgaaacattgaaggttggattacagataatgtttctccgcaacataaacccgccaaaattatgcaacggaacacgattgaccatcaaaaaccgttcaccaaatttaattgaggcaacaatcatcAGTGGCAGATTAAAATGCGAAGACGTAATGATTTCACGCATACCAAAGATTTCCAACAACAAAGCAtatggaaaattcatgttttgcaggtttgctcccgagtaaataaaaaaagaaacgtatatcccctgtccttaagatgaattcataaatataatatcccatttgccttaaatacatccgtttaattttttaagggcatatcatgccactgtacttatagatatcttctacaactttgtcaaatgacCACCTCAGTCTTTTGGGTGCGATGTCAGGTCGGGGGAGtccgtacttttttttgtccgacactgtatattcaaatcgagatgcaatataaaacagaattattgtaagggccagcaacgcggaccgggttcagctagttttaatataaaaaccgaGAAAATCAAATCTGGGCTAAAAAAAGGGCGAACATTGGTATCTTAAAAATCTGTAGATAAAATCCTTCACATTTTTGCTTACATTAAGTAATTAAAATGTGCTATTTTATAAAggtctttaatttaatttggtttaacgttagaaaaaaatatagctttTTCTAATTTCTTGCAATTTTTCCGCATAcgttacaaaataatattttattaatagcaGAACATAATAATGTCTTCAAATactatttcttaatttatttattactctCTTAATCACTCCCCCATAACTAGACCCGCTGTTCCAAATCGTAATCGCAATGTGACTGGTAAAAAATCCATACCCACAAAAAGCACAATTCCTACACGCAATAGTGCCTCTAGCAatggttttaataaaaaatccaatACAGCATCATCATCCTCGGCACGATCAACAAATTCGCGTACATCGACTTCAAATCGCAAATCAGCAGTAACAGGTAACAGTAATGCTTCCAACAATAAAGATGATAACAACTCAAATAAAGATAATGATGAAGCCAGAGATGAAGAATCACCCGATCAGGAAGATAAAGAGGAAAAGAAATTTCAACCCAATAATCATATTGAAGCAGAATTGGTGGATATTTTAGGTACTTTAGCATTACAGCTAATAatgttaacaatttaatttattttgatttattttatttcaaaatagaaCGCGACATTTTACAGCGTAATCCTAAAATACGTTGGAATGATATTGCTGATTTACATGATGCTAAACGTTTGCTAGAAGAAGCTGTTGTATTGCCTATGTTAATGCCAGATTATTTTAAGGTGAGTTTGTCAAGCATCAAAATCTAGATTTATTTATGTTGGTATGTgtttttgacattaaaaaaatctactttcattttttattctttctacttatttgtttttgttattttatttgcgcttttaaaataaacatgctCATCATCGCCAACCTTATTAATATTcgtaaatgttttgttttaaataaaccggcTAAATACAATCACGTTTGAGATTGTCACGATTCATTTATAGCGGAAACACAACTCATACTAAAATTAGTATAAATACGTAATCGAATCGagcaattttgtatttaattttaattatattctttttaagaTTATTGCTTCGTTTTAAGTTAAAACAATTCATATAATTGTTATGGTttttatcgttttttttttctttaattttcattttactttttattgcTTCCTTTTGTCatagaagtttgtcattccatttgtattatctacaatatatgtatgaacATTGAAGacattataaagtatatacatagatACTTATAGATAGGGATGTCGATATAATGTCGCCCATCTGTCTGTGGAAATCATATACTTGAACAAAGTTATTATATTTTGCatgagatttttttataaaaatccagTTTTTAGGAGTATTAATGTGAAGTGTATatgagattcggcacagccgaatgtacATCACTTGTCTATCAGTATTACGACTTAGTGTTATCTTACTTtagttattttatgtattttttcgtGTTTTATTGTATCTTTGTGACAtcaatttccaaataaaaacgATGAGctaattgtttaattaataagtgTTTATAGGTGGTAATAATGTCATTAAGATAGCGGGCTCATGCAAACATTTAGTCACAAATATTAACAActcacaaaaattaaacaaaacaagtaagagtgctatattcggctatgccgaatcttatatacccttcacctttgttgtggatgcattattattttttataatttttatatatgtatgtacattgcccactttcagcgtacagcatcctaaatttatcaagaacacaaaaaacaacaacaacgccaaacgaaacagaacacaaaaagaaaaaacaaaaacaaaatacgcaaggcaatgaaaccaacacacatccaaacatacgtttaattgtataaaaaacaacaacaacgccaaaagaaaaacaaaatacgcaaacatacaatttgttgattttttgtcaaaaaaaccaaacaaacggttagttgtataaaaaacaacaacaacgccaaaagaaacaaaacacaaaaaaaaacaaaatacgcaaagcttgcacatccaaccatacgttttgttgtttttttgtcaaagcatgcaatacattgtgttttttgatgaaattttcagaggttgtctcggatttttgcttatttatggacggattttgctgattttaaatagcaaaattctcgaaagtatgtctgacagaattgttgaagatttggatcccggagatatctggggccttcagaaaattgatttcaacagacggacagacagacagacagacagacagacggacatggcttaatcgactccgctatctataaggatccagaatatatatactttatagggtcggaaatgaaaaatgtagaaattacaaacggaatgacaaacttatatatacccttctcacgaagctgaagggtataaaaatcaagaTTTCAGGCCACTtactacatataaataaatataactgAATCGAAAACCTATTggtttaatgaaaaatcattGAACAGCATCGATCGATTATACCTGGATCATCGCCTTCATATTCGAAACCACAGTGAAGAGTTGCTCAAGGACTCTTTTAGATATTATTGGTTAAGACACCTCCATTCAATTCTATGAATTCTGTTAAGACTCTTTAGACAATCGCCTTGAATTGGGTGACAGAAAAGTCTGATTTAACCGAATTGTTGTTACCACTACACAAATAGCTACGTTTCACCTTAAGTATGAAAATACATAACATTAATATATTGGTTCCCATGACAGCTTGTTTCTACTCAATGTTCTTCAGATCATTTTGAATTCCATTGTTACtcacagttactaaagtatacggcaaacgttgttctgccataactcacacaaagtttgaagactcccactatattAGAactccaaatattcaataatcaatttttatttcgtaagggggtgccacgcccattgtacctatataggtcaattgtgaatctaaaccatccagggacccactcaaacacacacaaacatcatcgaaatcggtccagccgttaaggaggagttcagttactaacacacgtacagaagaattatatatataaagaaatacAAGGCCTAACTCATTCACTCACTGattcactgactcatcagtcatgagtgagtgagtgaattaTGCGAACtattagttgttgttgctgtagcaGCAGTGATTTAACTTCCCCTGCTGTACCAGGCTGTATTTAGAAAACCTGTATCTTGACAGTCTTTAGTCAGACAGCCTCCCTGTCACTAGAGTGACTGTAGACGCTGCTTCGTAAAGGTGGATAGAATACATTGTGCACAAAGGACTACTGACAAATCAGTCGCCCATCTTTACTACTAAAGACCTTGGAAAGAGTCATAAATATTCATTTATGATTTTACCACCTGAAGGGTTGCTTGGAGTATTCTCTTGTAGCTTTCTTGGGTGTAGAAGgtgtttttaaaaatctctaGCAAGTGTCATACTGTACGCTATGGAAATACCGGGGTTCACCTTTGTATAGCCAATTCATTGGGAGTCCCTTTTATGGAGTTTGACTATGAATACCTTGGGTAAATCGTACGCATATGGGACCCTGAGGTGTGGCTTAACGTTAGAGGTTCACGGTCTAGTAAGAACTCGGGGCACTCCAGGATCTTGAAATACTATGGGACTAAGTATATGAATGATGACTATTGTATGCCGAAACCTTTATTTGATATGCAGTTCTCCATTATTATCTCTATTAGGGATATGTGGATAAGACGACTCGTCTCCTCTGTAAATGTCATCAGGTTTTATTCTGATGGCTCTAAAAGATAGAACAGTATATGGGATAAAATCTTCTTTCAGGCTCATTGACATCTATGCCGCTCTCGTGATCGAATTAGCTATCGatcgaaaattatattgtaataaaatgtactaaatttcgaATGCCATAAATACGCTAAagtttactcgatatcgaatgcgctAATTCGGCCTTCTTTTGATCTTCAGGCTGAAATTTCTGCTATCAAACTTGCTGTTAATTGGCTTAGGTATCAAATAGCTGTTGATATTTGCATATTTACTGAAATCAAGACGGCCGTTAATGGAATAGCGGTTGTCTTCTCGACATCTAGGATAACCAATGAGAATGATATTGCGAGATATTCCAGGATAACGCTAATATAAGTCCCTGGTCATGGTAACTGTCAATGATATCTTATAGCTAATCAATTTGACAGGGGGATGCTATGACGGACTGTAGATTGATACATATCCTGGCATTTTTCTTGCTAATTGTAAAAGCAGTTCCGATAAAACAACTTCTGCTATTTTGAGGTCGATTTGGTTCGTATATGATTCTGGCAAAACGAATATACTATTTATTACCTTAACGACTAATTGCACGCACTATGATACTGAGCTGCGGTTTATGACTATTGTAGAAGTTGCCATAATTCTGGCCAGTATGAGCGATCGTATATTTTTGGTGCAACCTTCCTCTAATTCGTGTCTTCACCCAAATTTCACAAGTTTTAAATTGGTAAAAATCTTATGAAGGAAGTAAAACTGGAACTCGAATATGACATAAATTTTCACACTGATTCAACATCACCCAGCCCAAACAACAAAAGGTAGATATGTTCTTCTAATCATATATAGATCCATTAATAATGTAATTTGGAAATTCAAAGGTTTATGCGgttaaattcggtaaccttatatcttctaaactaatacagatacaacaaaatttaaaattatcagtCAGGTGTTTGGTACTCTTTTAAAATTCGATCCCTTTAAGGGAAAAAAGGTTTTTACCCCTTTTTCCTCTAAAGGTTATGTTTTTTGCTACCAAAAGGTAacctatgtatattttaaacttgGCAAAATCGGGTAaaatgtttggtactttttcatctATAGGTAAAGATTACAAAATCTTTTTCTAATTAATTGCtttattaaaaactgttttcaatatttattttggtgAAAGGGATATTTAAGATTCGATACAGCCGAATGCAGTACTCTTACTTATTTTGTATTATGATTCTCtttaaaatatgcaatatttcttttatttaattccAGGGCATACGTCGGCCATGGAAAGGAGTTCTTATGGTCGGTCCACCAGGAACTGGTAAAACAATGTTAGCCAAAGCTGTGGCTACTGAATGTTGCACCACCTTCTTTAATGTGTCCTCGTCCACACTCACCTCCAAATATCGTGGTGAATCGGAGAAAATGGTGCGTTTACTCTTTGAAATGGCGCGATTCTATGCGCCCAGTACCATATTTATCGATGAAATTGATTCTCTATGTTCACGACGTGGTTCTGAATCTGAACATGAAGCTTCAAGACGTGTCAAATCGGAACTGCTGGTACAAATGGACGGTGTGGGAAGCGAGGAAGCTAATAAAGTGGTAATGGTATTAGCGGCCACAAATTTCCCCTGGGATATCGATGAGGCCCTAAGGCGTCGTTTAGAGAAACGTATCTATATACCGCTGCCGTCGGGTGAGGGAAGAGAGGCACTGCTGAAAATTAACTTAAGGGAGGTGAAAGTGGATGATAGTGTAGTTTTAGGAGATATTGCTAAAAAGTTGGAGGGTTATTCGGGTGCAGATATAACAAATGTGTGCAGGTATGAATTGTGGacaaaatttatggattttgtggttaaaattctaattaaataatttgtttctatCTTATTTTAGAGATGCCAGTATGATGTCTATGCGTCGCAGAATCGCTGGCCTAACACCCGAAGAGATACGTCAGCTGGCTAAGGAAGAAGTTGATTTGCCAGTCTCAAATCAAGATTTTACCGAGGCCATAAATCGTTGCAATAAGAGTGTTTCGCAAGCTGATTtagataaatatgaaaaatggatGGCTGAATTTGGTTCATCATGATGGCCTCATCTtaataacataaataataacaataacaacaacaataacaataacagcaGCATCGTCCTCAGCAGTTGTGTTAACAACAATAAACGTCGCATGCTGTTGTAATATATTAACAATTGAAAGTTTAAGGAAAGAAAAACAAGCAGCgaaatatttgcataaat
The nucleotide sequence above comes from Calliphora vicina chromosome 1, idCalVici1.1, whole genome shotgun sequence. Encoded proteins:
- the Kat60 gene encoding katanin p60 ATPase-containing subunit A-like 1 isoform X1 — translated: MMTTQLLRGGKQKTKSCVGMTVMSKTSIAEICENAKLARDMALTGNYDSASIYYEGLQGLLARMISSTNDPLRKGKWTMVKQQITKEYSQIKEIQRTLSEMTLDLQSSHFASKLRTQTSETETKDPSSWFRPDPDIWTPPPKDPDVWGPPKPEKPAVPNRNRNVTGKKSIPTKSTIPTRNSASSNGFNKKSNTASSSSARSTNSRTSTSNRKSAVTGNSNASNNKDDNNSNKDNDEARDEESPDQEDKEEKKFQPNNHIEAELVDILERDILQRNPKIRWNDIADLHDAKRLLEEAVVLPMLMPDYFKGIRRPWKGVLMVGPPGTGKTMLAKAVATECCTTFFNVSSSTLTSKYRGESEKMVRLLFEMARFYAPSTIFIDEIDSLCSRRGSESEHEASRRVKSELLVQMDGVGSEEANKVVMVLAATNFPWDIDEALRRRLEKRIYIPLPSGEGREALLKINLREVKVDDSVVLGDIAKKLEGYSGADITNVCRDASMMSMRRRIAGLTPEEIRQLAKEEVDLPVSNQDFTEAINRCNKSVSQADLDKYEKWMAEFGSS
- the Kat60 gene encoding katanin p60 ATPase-containing subunit A-like 1 isoform X2, producing the protein MSITLLRGGKQKTKSCVGMTVMSKTSIAEICENAKLARDMALTGNYDSASIYYEGLQGLLARMISSTNDPLRKGKWTMVKQQITKEYSQIKEIQRTLSEMTLDLQSSHFASKLRTQTSETETKDPSSWFRPDPDIWTPPPKDPDVWGPPKPEKPAVPNRNRNVTGKKSIPTKSTIPTRNSASSNGFNKKSNTASSSSARSTNSRTSTSNRKSAVTGNSNASNNKDDNNSNKDNDEARDEESPDQEDKEEKKFQPNNHIEAELVDILERDILQRNPKIRWNDIADLHDAKRLLEEAVVLPMLMPDYFKGIRRPWKGVLMVGPPGTGKTMLAKAVATECCTTFFNVSSSTLTSKYRGESEKMVRLLFEMARFYAPSTIFIDEIDSLCSRRGSESEHEASRRVKSELLVQMDGVGSEEANKVVMVLAATNFPWDIDEALRRRLEKRIYIPLPSGEGREALLKINLREVKVDDSVVLGDIAKKLEGYSGADITNVCRDASMMSMRRRIAGLTPEEIRQLAKEEVDLPVSNQDFTEAINRCNKSVSQADLDKYEKWMAEFGSS